A genomic stretch from Perognathus longimembris pacificus isolate PPM17 chromosome 5, ASM2315922v1, whole genome shotgun sequence includes:
- the Fam43a gene encoding protein FAM43A — MLPWKKHKFELLAEAPPRQASKPKGYAVSLHYSALSSLARACPEGALSRVGSMFRSKRKKLHITSEDPTYTVLYLGNATTIQARGDGCTDLAVGKIWSKSEAGRQGTKMKLTVSAQGIRMVHAEERALRRPGHLYLLHRVTYCVADARLPKVFAWVYRHELKHKAVMLRCHAVLVSKPEKAQAMALLLYQTSANALAEFKRLKRRDDARHQQQELVGAHTIPLVPLRKLLLHGPCCYKPPVERSRSAPKLGSITEDLLGEEQELREEEEEEHPEGCLEEEDEEDLGRVGEGDPAEEAEEQGALVVTTHIECGDLLDTLDNGCEEALGGGGVILGPGAGTPPSALPGSASDADMKAQLSQLISDLGELSFGNDVRTLQADLRVTRLLSGESTGSESSIEGGGPDATPASVTVGDPSGPADSASLDESHSG, encoded by the coding sequence ATGCTGCCGTGGAAGAAGCACAAGTTTGAGCTGCTGGCCGAGGCGCCGCCGCGGCAGGCGTCCAAACCCAAAGGCTACGCGGTGAGCCTGCACTACTCGGCACTCAGCTCGTTGGCGCGGGCTTGCCCCGAAGGCGCCCTCAGCCGGGTGGGCAGCATGTTCCGCTCCAAGCGCAAGAAGCTGCACATTACCAGCGAGGACCCCACGTACACCGTGCTCTACCTGGGCAACGCCACTACCATCCAGGCGCGCGGCGATGGCTGCACCGACCTCGCCGTGGGCAAGATCTGGAGCAAGAGCGAGGCGGGCCGTCAAGGCACCAAGATGAAGCTGACTGTGAGTGCGCAAGGGATCCGCATGGTGCACGCCGAGGAGCGCGCGCTGCGCCGCCCGGGCCACCTCTACCTGCTGCACCGCGTTACCTACTGCGTGGCGGACGCGCGACTCCCCAAGGTCTTCGCCTGGGTGTACCGGCACGAGCTCAAGCACAAGGCGGTCATGCTGCGCTGCCACGCCGTGCTGGTGTCCAAACCCgagaaggcccaggccatggcccTGCTGCTCTACCAGACGTCAGCCAACGCTCTGGCGGAGTTTAAACGTCTCAAGCGGCGGGACGACGCGCGGCACCAGCAACAGGAGCTGGTGGGCGCGCACACCATCCCGTTAGTGCCGCTGCGCAAGCTGCTCCTGCACGGCCCCTGCTGCTACAAGCCCCCGGTGGAGCGCAGCCGCAGCGCGCCCAAGCTGGGCTCCATCACCGAGGACCTGCTCGGCGAAGAGCAGGAGTtgcgggaggaagaggaagaggagcaccCCGAGGGCTGCctggaagaggaggatgaggaggacctgggccgggtgggggagggggaccccgCGGAGGAGGCCGAGGAACAGGGGGCGCTGGTGGTGACCACGCACATCGAGTGTGGGGACTTGCTGGACACGCTGGACAATGGCTGCGAGGAGGCGCTGGGCGGTGGCGGGGTCATACTGGGGCCGGGGGCCGGAACGCCGCCCTCCGCACTGCCCGGCAGCGCCTCCGACGCCGACATGAAGGCCCAGCTGTCGCAGCTCATTAGCGACCTGGGCGAGCTCAGCTTCGGCAACGACGTGCGCACCCTGCAGGCGGACTTGCGGGTGACGCGGCTGCTGTCGGGAGAGAGCACCGGCAGCGAGAGCTCCATCGAGGGCGGGGGCCCAGATGCCACCCCGGCCTCTGTCACCGTCGGAGACCCATCTGGCCCCGCCGACAGCGCCAGCCTGGATGAGTCCCACTCGGGTTGA